One region of Pseudomonas glycinae genomic DNA includes:
- the purL gene encoding phosphoribosylformylglycinamidine synthase translates to MLILRGAPALSAFRHSKLLEQLSQKVPAVSGLYAEFAHFAEVTGVLTGDEQQVLARLLKYGPSVPVQEPTGRLFLVLPRFGTISPWSSKASDIARNCGLSKIQRLERGIAFYVAGQFSETEAQQIADVLHDRMTQIVLANLEQAAGLFSHAEPKPLTAIDILGGGRAALEKANVELGLALAEDEIDYLVNAFNGLKRNPHDIELMMFAQANSEHCRHKIFNASWDIDGESQEKSLFGMIKNTYQMHSEGVLSAYKDNASVIVGNVAGRFFPDPETRQYGAVQEPVHILMKVETHNHPTAIAPFPGASTGSGGEIRDEGATGRGAKPKAGLTGFTVSNLQIPGFEQPWEVPYGKPERIVNALDIMIEGPLGGAAFNNEFGRPALTGYFRTFEQSITTPHGDEVRGYHKPIMLAGGMGNIREEHVKKGEIVVGSKLIVLGGPAMLIGLGGGAASSMATGTSSADLDFASVQRENPEMERRCQEVIDRCWQLGDKNPISFIHDVGAGGLSNAFPELVNDGDRGGRFELRNIPNDEPGMAPHEIWSNESQERYVLAVGPADFERFKAICERERCPFAVVGEATAEPQLTVTDSHFGNNPVDMPLEVLLGKAPRMHRSVVREAELGDDFDPSNLDIGESIERVLHHPAVASKSFLITIGDRTITGLVARDQMVGPWQVPVADVAVTATSFDVYTGEAMAMGERTPLALLDAPASGRMAIGETITNIAASRINKLSDIKLSANWMSAAGHPGEDARLYDTVKAVGMELCPELGITIPVGKDSMSMATRWNDNGEDKTVTSPMSLIVTGFAPVADIRQTLTPELRMDKGTTDLILIDLGRGQNRMGASILAQVHGKLGKQAPDVDDAEDLKAFFAVIQGLNADGHLLAYHDRSDGGLLTSVVEMAFAGHCGLSLNLDSVAESSAEIAAILFNEELGAVIQVRQDATPDILAQFSAAGLGDCVSVIGQPINNGQINITFNGDTVFEGQRRLLQRQWAETSYQIQRLRDNADCAEQEFDALLEEDNPGLSVKLSYDVNQDIAAPYIKKGIRPQVAVLREQGVNGQVEMAAAFDRAGFNAIDVHMSDILAGRVDLNEFKGLVACGGFSYGDVLGAGEGWAKSALFNSRARDAFQGFFERNDSFTLGVCNGCQMMSNLHELIPGSEFWPHFVRNRSEQFEARVAMVQVQESNSIFLQGMAGSRMPIAIAHGEGHAEFESEEALLEADLSGCVAMRFVDNHGKVTEAYPANPNGSPRGITGLTSRDGRVTIMMPHPERVFRAVQNSWRSEDWNEDAPWMRMFRNARVWVN, encoded by the coding sequence ATGTTGATCCTGCGCGGCGCTCCTGCCCTTTCTGCCTTTCGCCACAGCAAACTCCTTGAGCAACTGAGCCAGAAGGTTCCAGCTGTCAGTGGCCTGTATGCTGAATTCGCTCACTTCGCCGAAGTCACCGGCGTCCTGACCGGCGACGAACAGCAGGTGCTTGCGCGCCTTCTGAAGTACGGTCCAAGCGTTCCGGTTCAAGAGCCGACCGGTCGTCTGTTCCTGGTGTTGCCGCGTTTCGGCACCATCTCGCCATGGTCGAGCAAGGCCAGCGACATCGCCCGCAACTGTGGCCTGAGCAAGATCCAGCGTCTGGAGCGCGGCATCGCGTTCTACGTCGCCGGCCAGTTCAGTGAAACCGAAGCGCAGCAGATTGCAGACGTACTGCATGACCGCATGACGCAGATCGTTCTGGCCAACCTCGAGCAGGCCGCCGGTCTGTTCAGCCACGCCGAACCGAAGCCGCTGACCGCCATCGACATCCTCGGCGGCGGTCGCGCCGCGCTGGAAAAAGCCAACGTCGAACTGGGCCTGGCCCTGGCCGAAGACGAGATCGATTACCTGGTCAACGCCTTCAACGGTCTCAAGCGCAACCCCCACGACATCGAACTGATGATGTTCGCCCAGGCCAACTCCGAGCACTGCCGGCACAAGATCTTCAACGCCAGTTGGGATATTGACGGCGAGAGCCAGGAAAAAAGCCTGTTCGGCATGATCAAGAACACCTATCAGATGCACAGCGAAGGCGTGCTGTCCGCTTACAAGGACAACGCTTCGGTGATCGTCGGCAACGTCGCCGGCCGCTTCTTCCCGGATCCGGAAACCCGCCAGTACGGCGCGGTGCAGGAGCCGGTGCACATCCTGATGAAGGTTGAAACCCACAACCACCCGACCGCGATCGCACCGTTCCCGGGCGCGTCCACCGGTTCCGGTGGCGAGATCCGCGACGAAGGTGCAACCGGTCGTGGCGCCAAGCCGAAAGCCGGCCTGACCGGTTTCACCGTGTCGAACCTGCAGATCCCTGGCTTCGAACAGCCGTGGGAAGTGCCGTACGGCAAGCCTGAGCGCATCGTCAACGCGCTGGATATCATGATCGAAGGCCCGCTGGGCGGCGCTGCGTTCAACAACGAATTCGGTCGTCCGGCCCTGACCGGCTACTTCCGGACCTTCGAACAATCGATCACCACTCCGCACGGTGACGAAGTTCGCGGTTACCACAAGCCGATCATGCTGGCTGGCGGCATGGGCAACATCCGTGAAGAGCACGTCAAGAAAGGCGAGATCGTTGTCGGCTCCAAGCTGATCGTGCTCGGCGGCCCGGCGATGCTGATCGGTCTGGGCGGCGGCGCTGCTTCCTCCATGGCCACCGGCACCAGCTCGGCGGATCTGGACTTCGCTTCGGTTCAGCGTGAAAACCCTGAAATGGAACGTCGCTGCCAGGAAGTCATCGACCGTTGCTGGCAGCTGGGTGACAAGAACCCGATCAGCTTCATCCACGACGTGGGTGCGGGCGGTCTGTCCAACGCCTTCCCGGAACTGGTCAACGACGGTGACCGCGGTGGCCGTTTCGAACTGCGCAACATTCCAAACGACGAGCCGGGCATGGCCCCGCACGAAATCTGGTCCAACGAATCCCAGGAACGTTACGTTCTGGCAGTCGGCCCAGCCGACTTCGAGCGCTTCAAGGCGATCTGCGAACGTGAGCGTTGCCCGTTTGCCGTTGTCGGTGAAGCCACCGCCGAGCCGCAACTGACCGTGACCGACAGCCACTTCGGCAACAACCCGGTGGACATGCCACTGGAAGTGTTGCTGGGCAAGGCCCCGCGCATGCACCGTTCGGTGGTTCGCGAAGCCGAGCTGGGCGATGACTTCGATCCGTCGAACCTCGACATCGGCGAAAGCATCGAACGCGTCCTGCACCACCCGGCCGTGGCGAGCAAAAGCTTCCTGATCACCATCGGCGACCGCACCATCACCGGCCTCGTGGCCCGTGACCAGATGGTCGGCCCCTGGCAGGTTCCGGTGGCCGACGTTGCCGTCACTGCCACCAGCTTCGACGTCTACACCGGTGAAGCGATGGCGATGGGCGAGCGCACTCCGCTGGCGCTGCTGGACGCTCCTGCGTCAGGCCGCATGGCCATCGGCGAAACCATCACCAACATTGCCGCCTCGCGCATCAACAAGCTCTCCGACATCAAACTGTCGGCGAACTGGATGTCCGCTGCCGGCCATCCGGGCGAAGACGCGCGTCTGTACGACACCGTGAAAGCGGTCGGCATGGAACTGTGCCCTGAGCTGGGCATCACCATCCCGGTCGGCAAGGACTCCATGTCCATGGCCACCCGCTGGAACGACAACGGCGAAGACAAGACCGTCACCTCGCCAATGTCCCTGATCGTGACCGGTTTCGCGCCAGTGGCTGACATCCGTCAGACTCTGACTCCGGAACTGCGCATGGACAAGGGCACCACCGACCTGATCCTGATCGACCTCGGTCGCGGTCAGAACCGCATGGGCGCCTCGATCCTGGCGCAGGTTCACGGCAAGCTCGGCAAGCAGGCGCCGGACGTCGACGACGCCGAAGACCTGAAAGCGTTCTTCGCAGTGATCCAGGGCCTCAACGCCGACGGTCACCTGCTGGCGTACCACGACCGTTCCGACGGTGGCCTGCTGACCTCCGTGGTGGAAATGGCCTTCGCCGGCCACTGCGGTCTGAGCCTGAACCTGGACAGCGTTGCTGAATCCTCGGCGGAAATCGCCGCCATCCTGTTCAACGAAGAACTGGGTGCCGTGATCCAGGTTCGCCAGGACGCGACCCCGGACATCCTCGCCCAATTCAGCGCTGCCGGTCTGGGCGACTGCGTGTCGGTGATCGGCCAGCCGATCAACAACGGTCAGATCAACATCACCTTCAACGGTGACACCGTGTTCGAGGGCCAGCGTCGTCTGCTGCAACGTCAGTGGGCCGAGACCAGCTACCAGATCCAGCGTCTGCGCGACAACGCCGACTGCGCCGAGCAAGAGTTCGATGCGCTGCTGGAAGAAGACAACCCGGGCCTGAGCGTCAAGCTGAGCTACGACGTCAATCAGGACATCGCCGCGCCTTACATCAAGAAAGGCATTCGCCCACAGGTTGCCGTGCTGCGTGAGCAGGGCGTCAACGGTCAGGTGGAAATGGCGGCAGCGTTCGACCGCGCCGGTTTCAATGCGATCGACGTGCACATGAGCGACATTCTGGCCGGCCGTGTCGACCTGAACGAGTTCAAAGGTCTGGTGGCCTGCGGTGGTTTCTCCTACGGCGACGTTCTCGGCGCCGGTGAAGGCTGGGCCAAGTCCGCACTGTTCAACAGCCGTGCCCGCGATGCGTTCCAGGGCTTCTTCGAGCGTAACGACAGCTTCACGCTCGGCGTGTGCAACGGTTGCCAGATGATGTCCAACCTGCACGAGCTGATCCCGGGCAGCGAGTTCTGGCCGCATTTCGTGCGCAACCGCTCCGAGCAGTTCGAAGCGCGCGTGGCGATGGTTCAGGTTCAGGAATCGAACTCGATCTTCCTGCAGGGCATGGCCGGTTCGCGCATGCCGATCGCCATCGCTCACGGTGAAGGCCATGCCGAATTCGAAAGCGAAGAGGCACTGCTCGAAGCCGATCTGTCCGGTTGCGTGGCGATGCGTTTCGTCGACAACCACGGCAAGGTCACCGAAGCCTACCCGGCCAACCCGAACGGTTCGCCGCGCGGGATCACCGGCCTCACCAGCCGTGATGGCCGTGTGACGATCATGATGCCGCACCCGGAGCGTGTGTTCCGTGCCGTGCAGAACTCGTGGCGTTCGGAAGACTGGAACGAAGACGCTCCTTGGATGCGTATGTTCCGTAATGCTCGTGTGTGGGTGAACTAA
- the era gene encoding GTPase Era translates to MTDTNATRCGYVAIVGRPNVGKSTLLNHILGQKLAITSRKPQTTRHNMLGIKTEGDVQAIYVDTPGMHKGGEKALNRYMNKTASAALKDVDVVIFVVDRTKWTEEDQMVLERVQYVTGPLIVALNKTDRIEDKAELMPHLSWLQEQLPNAQIIPISAQQGHNLDALEKVIADHLPENDHFFPEDQITDRSSRFLAAELVREKIMRQLGAELPYQITVEIEEFKQQGATLHIHALILVERDGQKKIIIGDKGERIKRIGTEARKDMELLFDSKIMLNLWVKVKGGWSDDERALRSLGYGDL, encoded by the coding sequence ATGACTGATACAAACGCAACGCGCTGTGGCTATGTTGCCATCGTCGGCCGTCCCAACGTGGGCAAGTCCACGCTGTTGAACCACATCCTCGGCCAGAAGCTGGCGATCACTTCGCGCAAGCCGCAGACGACTCGCCACAACATGCTCGGGATCAAGACCGAGGGCGACGTGCAGGCGATCTACGTCGACACCCCCGGCATGCACAAGGGTGGCGAAAAGGCCCTGAACCGCTACATGAACAAGACCGCTTCAGCGGCGTTGAAAGACGTCGACGTGGTGATCTTCGTGGTCGATCGCACCAAGTGGACCGAAGAAGACCAGATGGTGCTGGAGCGCGTGCAGTACGTGACCGGCCCGCTGATCGTCGCGCTGAACAAGACCGACCGCATCGAAGACAAGGCCGAGCTGATGCCGCACCTGTCGTGGTTGCAGGAACAGCTGCCGAACGCGCAGATCATTCCAATCTCGGCGCAGCAGGGGCACAACCTCGACGCGCTGGAAAAGGTTATCGCCGATCATCTGCCGGAGAACGATCACTTCTTCCCGGAAGACCAGATCACCGACCGCAGCAGCCGCTTCCTCGCCGCCGAACTGGTGCGCGAGAAGATCATGCGCCAGCTCGGCGCCGAGCTGCCGTACCAGATCACCGTGGAAATCGAAGAGTTCAAGCAGCAGGGTGCGACGCTGCACATTCATGCGCTGATCCTCGTCGAGCGTGACGGCCAGAAGAAAATCATCATTGGCGACAAGGGCGAGCGCATCAAGCGCATCGGCACCGAGGCGCGCAAGGACATGGAGCTGCTGTTCGACTCCAAGATCATGCTCAACCTGTGGGTCAAGGTGAAGGGCGGCTGGTCCGACGACGAGCGTGCGCTGCGTTCGCTGGGTTACGGCGACCTGTAA
- the mltF gene encoding membrane-bound lytic murein transglycosylase MltF, protein MFSPTALRPRYAKWLIATGLFLMLSGCVDKPNTLERVKEDGVLRVVTRNSPATYFQDRSGETGFEYELVKRFADDLGVELKIETADNLDDLFNQVGKPNGPVLAAAGLVSSEQRKKQVRFSRSYLEVTPQVIYRNGQSRPTDAGDLVGKKIMVLKGSTHAEQLAELKQKYPGIQYEESDAVEVVDLLRMVDEGQIDLTLVDSNEVAMNQVYFTNIRVAFDLGDARSQSWAVAAGEDNSLLNEINSYLDKVQKNGTLQRLKDRYYGHVDVLGYMGATTFAQHLQQRLPKYEQHFKTYAKKEKVDWRLLAAIGYQESLWQPAVTSKTGVRGLMMLTQNTAQAMGVSNRLDPKQSIMGGAKYLAYMKDQLDESIQEPDRTWFALAAYNVGSGHLDDARKLAAKEGLNPDKWLDVKKILPRLSQKQWYSKTRYGYARGGEPVHFVANIRRYYDILTWVTQPQLEGDQVAEGNLHVPGIDKSKPAQEPAPL, encoded by the coding sequence ATGTTTTCCCCAACGGCTTTGCGTCCGCGATACGCCAAATGGCTGATCGCTACCGGACTCTTCCTGATGCTCAGTGGCTGTGTTGATAAACCCAACACACTCGAGCGCGTAAAGGAGGATGGCGTGCTGCGGGTGGTCACCCGAAACAGCCCCGCCACCTACTTTCAGGATCGCAGCGGTGAAACCGGCTTCGAATACGAGCTGGTGAAGCGCTTCGCCGACGATTTGGGGGTCGAGCTGAAGATCGAGACCGCCGACAACCTCGACGACCTGTTCAACCAGGTCGGCAAGCCGAACGGCCCGGTACTGGCGGCTGCCGGCCTGGTCAGCAGTGAACAGCGCAAGAAGCAGGTGCGCTTCTCCCGCTCCTACCTCGAAGTCACGCCGCAGGTCATCTATCGCAACGGCCAGTCGCGCCCCACCGACGCCGGCGATCTGGTGGGCAAAAAGATCATGGTGCTCAAGGGCAGCACCCACGCCGAACAACTGGCGGAGCTGAAACAGAAATACCCTGGCATCCAGTACGAAGAGTCCGACGCCGTTGAAGTGGTCGACCTGCTGCGCATGGTCGACGAAGGCCAGATCGATCTGACCCTGGTCGATTCCAACGAAGTGGCGATGAACCAGGTGTACTTCACCAACATCCGCGTGGCCTTCGACCTCGGCGACGCCCGCAGCCAGAGCTGGGCCGTGGCCGCCGGCGAAGACAACAGCCTGCTCAACGAGATCAACAGTTACCTGGACAAGGTGCAGAAGAACGGCACCCTGCAACGCCTGAAGGACCGCTACTACGGCCACGTCGACGTTCTTGGCTACATGGGCGCCACCACCTTCGCCCAGCACTTGCAGCAGCGGCTGCCCAAATATGAACAACACTTCAAGACCTACGCCAAGAAAGAGAAAGTCGACTGGCGCCTGCTGGCGGCGATAGGCTATCAGGAGTCGCTGTGGCAACCGGCGGTCACGTCGAAGACCGGTGTGCGCGGGCTGATGATGCTGACCCAGAACACCGCTCAGGCCATGGGCGTGTCCAACCGCCTCGATCCGAAGCAGAGCATCATGGGTGGCGCCAAGTACCTGGCCTACATGAAGGATCAGCTCGACGAGTCGATCCAGGAGCCGGATCGCACCTGGTTTGCCCTGGCGGCCTACAACGTCGGCAGCGGTCATCTGGATGACGCGCGCAAACTGGCGGCCAAGGAAGGGTTGAACCCGGACAAGTGGCTGGATGTGAAAAAGATCCTGCCGCGCCTGTCGCAGAAGCAGTGGTACAGCAAGACCCGCTACGGCTATGCCCGGGGCGGCGAACCGGTGCATTTCGTGGCGAACATCCGTCGCTACTACGACATCCTCACCTGGGTGACCCAGCCGCAGCTTGAAGGCGATCAGGTGGCCGAGGGCAATCTGCATGTGCCGGGGATCGACAAGTCGAAACCCGCTCAAGAGCCCGCCCCGCTTTAA
- a CDS encoding EF-hand domain-containing protein: protein MGKSAKTKSLEEQLTAAQLERARKDFERYDTNGDGTLSTTEFRKALEPYLTPEDLKALMKEVNPNADGKISWTEFLDDYVKDL, encoded by the coding sequence ATGGGAAAGTCAGCCAAAACCAAATCGCTTGAAGAGCAGTTGACTGCAGCACAACTGGAGCGCGCGAGGAAAGATTTCGAACGTTACGACACCAACGGTGACGGCACATTGAGTACCACCGAATTTCGAAAAGCCCTAGAGCCCTATCTGACGCCAGAAGACCTCAAGGCCCTGATGAAAGAAGTGAACCCCAACGCCGATGGCAAAATCAGCTGGACGGAGTTTCTTGACGACTATGTCAAAGATCTGTAG
- a CDS encoding YqfO family protein — MYKLAFFVPDSHVEVVKEAVFAAGGGRIGDYDHCAWQVLGSGQFRPLDGSQPFVGETGRVEQVEEWKVELVVGDELIRGVVAALKASHPYETPVYEVWRLEDF, encoded by the coding sequence GTGTACAAGCTCGCGTTTTTTGTTCCCGACAGTCATGTCGAGGTGGTCAAGGAGGCTGTATTCGCTGCCGGTGGTGGGCGGATCGGTGACTATGACCACTGTGCCTGGCAGGTGCTTGGATCTGGTCAGTTTCGGCCTTTGGACGGGAGTCAGCCGTTCGTGGGTGAGACGGGGCGGGTTGAGCAGGTCGAGGAGTGGAAGGTTGAACTTGTTGTTGGTGATGAGTTGATTCGTGGGGTGGTGGCGGCTTTGAAGGCTAGCCATCCTTACGAGACGCCGGTTTATGAGGTTTGGCGGTTGGAGGATTTTTGA
- the recO gene encoding DNA repair protein RecO translates to MSQSPPPAQPAYVLHSRAYRETSALVDFLTPQGRLRAVLRSARGKAGTLARPFVPLEVEFRGKGELKNVGRMESVGNATWMVGEALFSGLYLNELLIRLLPAEDPHPAVFEHYAATLLALAEGRPLEPLLRSFEWRLLDDLGYGFSLNIDINDDPIAADGLYRLQVDAGLERVYLLQPGLFNGTELLAMAEADWSAPGALSAAKRLMRQALAVHLGGRPLVSRELFRKP, encoded by the coding sequence ATGTCGCAAAGCCCGCCTCCCGCCCAACCCGCCTACGTCCTCCACTCACGCGCCTACCGCGAAACCAGCGCGCTGGTGGACTTCCTCACGCCGCAAGGTCGGCTGCGGGCGGTGTTGCGCAGTGCGCGGGGCAAGGCCGGGACGCTGGCGCGGCCATTCGTGCCGCTGGAAGTGGAGTTTCGCGGCAAGGGTGAGTTGAAGAATGTCGGGCGCATGGAGAGTGTCGGGAATGCAACCTGGATGGTCGGCGAGGCGCTGTTCAGCGGCTTGTATCTCAATGAGCTGCTGATTCGCCTGTTGCCCGCCGAAGACCCGCATCCTGCGGTGTTCGAACATTACGCTGCCACGTTGCTGGCATTGGCCGAAGGGCGGCCACTGGAGCCGCTGCTGCGTTCCTTCGAATGGCGGCTGCTCGACGATCTCGGTTACGGTTTTTCCCTTAATATCGATATCAACGACGATCCCATCGCTGCGGATGGCCTCTACCGTTTGCAGGTGGATGCCGGGCTCGAGCGGGTCTACCTGTTGCAACCCGGTCTGTTCAACGGCACCGAACTGCTGGCCATGGCCGAAGCCGACTGGTCGGCTCCCGGCGCGTTGTCCGCCGCCAAGCGACTGATGCGCCAAGCCTTGGCGGTGCATCTGGGCGGTCGTCCCCTCGTCAGTCGAGAGCTGTTTCGCAAGCCCTGA
- the nagE gene encoding N-acetylglucosamine-specific PTS transporter subunit IIBC, producing the protein MYQLFIEGLQRLGRALMLPIAILPIAGLLLRLGDTDLLNIAIIHDAGQVIFANLAMIFAIGIAVGFARDNNGTAGLAGVIGYLVMISTLKVLDASINMGMLAGIVTGLMAGALYNRFKDIKLPEYLAFFGGRRFVPIVTGFSAVGLGVLFGYIWPPIQHGINSFGTLLMESGSFGAFVFGVFNRLLIVTGLHHILNNMAWFVFGNFTDPTTGALVTGDLSRYFAGDPKGGQFMTGMFPVMIFGLPAACLAMYRNALPERRKVMGGIFLSMALTAFLTGVTEPIEFAFMFLAPLLFLLHALLTGLSMAITNALNIHLGFTFSGGFIDMVLGWGRSTNGWLVVPVGLVYAVIYYAVFDFCIRRFNLKTPGREDVATAEKSVLTENERAAAYIKALGGAENLLTVGACTTRLRLEMVDRNKASDADLKALGAMAVVRPGKGGSLQVVVGPMADSIADEIRLAMPALGRAAASTPVAVVETSEPVAIAAPQAQQWLNALGGSDNVLQLDCIAMSRIRLQLADGKALSESRLKELGCLGVSALEDGVWHLLVGDRAQSLSAALEGLVNRSEVSAKV; encoded by the coding sequence ATGTACCAACTCTTCATCGAAGGCCTGCAACGCCTCGGCCGCGCGCTGATGCTGCCGATCGCGATCCTGCCGATCGCCGGCCTGCTGCTGCGCCTGGGCGACACCGACCTGCTGAACATCGCAATCATCCACGACGCCGGCCAGGTGATCTTCGCCAACCTGGCAATGATCTTCGCCATCGGCATCGCGGTCGGCTTCGCCCGGGACAACAACGGGACCGCCGGCCTCGCCGGGGTGATCGGTTACCTGGTGATGATCTCCACCCTCAAAGTGCTCGACGCCAGCATCAACATGGGCATGCTCGCCGGGATCGTCACCGGCCTGATGGCCGGCGCGCTGTACAACCGCTTCAAGGACATCAAGCTGCCGGAGTACCTGGCATTCTTCGGCGGCCGGCGTTTCGTGCCCATCGTCACCGGGTTCAGCGCAGTCGGCCTGGGCGTGCTGTTCGGCTACATCTGGCCGCCGATCCAGCACGGCATCAACAGCTTCGGCACGCTGTTGATGGAAAGCGGCAGCTTCGGCGCCTTCGTGTTCGGCGTGTTCAACCGCCTGCTGATCGTCACCGGCCTGCACCACATCCTCAACAACATGGCGTGGTTCGTGTTCGGCAACTTCACTGACCCGACCACTGGCGCGCTGGTGACCGGTGACCTGTCCCGCTACTTCGCCGGCGATCCGAAGGGCGGGCAGTTCATGACCGGCATGTTCCCGGTCATGATCTTCGGCCTCCCCGCCGCCTGCCTGGCGATGTACCGCAACGCCCTGCCGGAGCGCCGCAAAGTCATGGGCGGGATCTTCCTGTCGATGGCCCTGACCGCCTTCCTCACCGGCGTCACCGAACCGATCGAATTCGCCTTCATGTTCCTCGCACCGCTGCTGTTTTTGCTGCACGCGCTGCTGACCGGGTTGTCGATGGCAATCACCAACGCACTGAACATCCACTTGGGCTTCACCTTCTCCGGCGGCTTCATCGACATGGTGCTGGGCTGGGGACGCTCGACCAACGGCTGGCTGGTGGTGCCGGTAGGACTGGTTTATGCCGTCATCTATTACGCGGTGTTCGACTTCTGTATCCGCCGCTTCAACCTGAAAACCCCGGGACGTGAAGACGTCGCCACTGCCGAGAAATCCGTGCTGACAGAAAACGAGCGCGCCGCTGCGTACATCAAAGCCTTGGGAGGTGCCGAAAATCTGCTCACCGTCGGCGCGTGCACCACGCGGCTGCGACTGGAAATGGTCGATCGCAACAAAGCCTCCGATGCGGACTTGAAAGCACTGGGCGCGATGGCCGTGGTACGTCCGGGCAAGGGCGGCAGTTTGCAGGTGGTCGTCGGACCGATGGCCGACAGCATTGCAGACGAAATCCGCCTGGCGATGCCCGCATTGGGTCGAGCCGCAGCGTCTACTCCTGTCGCCGTCGTCGAAACCAGCGAGCCCGTTGCTATAGCCGCACCGCAGGCCCAGCAATGGCTGAACGCCCTGGGCGGCAGCGACAACGTGCTGCAACTCGACTGCATCGCCATGAGCCGGATCCGCCTGCAACTGGCCGATGGCAAAGCGCTGTCGGAAAGCCGATTGAAAGAACTTGGATGTCTGGGTGTGAGCGCGCTGGAGGATGGCGTGTGGCACTTGCTGGTGGGGGATCGGGCGCAGAGCTTGAGTGCGGCGCTGGAGGGGTTGGTTAATCGGAGTGAGGTGAGTGCCAAGGTCTGA
- the pdxJ gene encoding pyridoxine 5'-phosphate synthase: MTTSNRILLGVNIDHVATLRQARGTRYPDPVKAALDAEEAGADGITVHLREDRRHIQERDVLLLKDVLQTRMNFEMGVTEEMMAFAERIRPAHICLVPETRQELTTEGGLDVAGQEERIRAAVERLSKIGSEVSLFIDADERQIAASKRVGAPAIELHTGRYADAETPTEVAEELKRVADGVAFGLAQGLIVNAGHGLHYHNVEAVAAIKGINELNIGHALVAHALFVGFKSAVSEMKALILAAAKH; this comes from the coding sequence GTGACCACCAGCAATCGCATTCTTCTTGGCGTGAACATCGACCACGTCGCCACCCTGCGTCAGGCCCGTGGTACGCGCTATCCGGATCCGGTCAAGGCTGCGCTGGACGCGGAAGAGGCGGGCGCCGACGGCATCACCGTGCACCTGCGCGAAGACCGCCGGCACATTCAGGAGCGCGACGTGCTGCTGCTCAAGGACGTGCTGCAGACCCGCATGAACTTCGAAATGGGCGTCACCGAAGAAATGATGGCGTTCGCCGAGCGCATTCGTCCGGCGCACATCTGTCTGGTGCCGGAAACCCGTCAGGAGCTGACCACCGAAGGCGGTCTGGATGTGGCGGGGCAGGAGGAGCGGATCAGGGCGGCGGTCGAGCGTCTGTCGAAGATCGGCAGCGAAGTGTCGCTGTTCATCGACGCCGACGAGCGGCAGATTGCTGCGTCGAAGCGCGTCGGCGCGCCGGCCATCGAATTGCACACCGGGCGTTACGCCGATGCCGAAACGCCGACCGAAGTGGCTGAAGAACTCAAGCGTGTGGCGGACGGCGTGGCCTTCGGTCTGGCCCAGGGCCTGATCGTCAATGCCGGCCATGGCCTGCACTATCACAACGTCGAGGCGGTTGCCGCGATCAAGGGCATCAACGAGCTGAACATCGGCCATGCGCTGGTGGCCCACGCGTTGTTCGTCGGCTTCAAGTCGGCGGTGTCGGAGATGAAGGCGTTGATCCTGGCGGCTGCCAAACACTAA